In a genomic window of Brucella anthropi ATCC 49188:
- a CDS encoding DUF1007 family protein — translation MLVSSSWLKSRFVRSAAAALLAGLVPTAALAHPHVFADARLELTIAPDGTVQQLAHVWRFDDVFSSTVLMEFDKNGDLQLDKNELIDLGHVINGSIAEFKYFQTVLDDGKDVKMARPTDLAADFTDNRLLIIFTSKPEKPLKLAPGHKVSFGVYDPTFYTAIDYMNDSDLVVKGLPAGCTSKVVRPNPDEALAQNQATLTDAFFNDPAGTDMSKIFATRLEIDCEPKGKTG, via the coding sequence ATGCTGGTTTCGTCGTCTTGGCTCAAAAGCAGGTTCGTTCGGTCTGCCGCAGCTGCACTGCTGGCCGGTCTCGTGCCGACGGCTGCGCTCGCTCACCCGCATGTCTTTGCCGACGCACGACTGGAACTGACCATAGCCCCCGATGGCACAGTGCAACAGCTTGCGCATGTCTGGCGTTTCGATGACGTTTTCTCCTCCACCGTCCTGATGGAATTCGACAAGAATGGCGATCTGCAGCTCGACAAGAATGAATTGATCGACCTCGGCCATGTCATCAACGGCTCGATTGCCGAGTTCAAATATTTCCAGACTGTTCTGGACGATGGCAAGGACGTGAAAATGGCGAGGCCGACCGACCTCGCAGCAGATTTCACCGACAATCGCCTGCTCATCATCTTTACGAGCAAGCCTGAAAAGCCGTTGAAACTCGCCCCCGGCCACAAGGTCAGCTTCGGCGTCTACGACCCGACTTTCTATACTGCCATCGATTACATGAACGACAGCGATCTGGTTGTGAAAGGCCTGCCCGCAGGCTGCACCTCCAAGGTCGTGCGCCCCAATCCGGATGAAGCGCTCGCCCAGAATCAGGCGACACTGACCGATGCCTTCTTCAACGATCCGGCAGGCACGGACATGTCGAAAATATTCGCGACCCGTCTTGAGATAGACTGCGAACCGAAAGGGAAAACAGGCTGA
- a CDS encoding nickel/cobalt transporter, translating to MRKPATFILTLCLTMIVAQAYAQSSLGIGANEVAMKPTGPFAHIILWMNEQQRSFYLAMTNALKAMREDPWQASVLVGLSFVYGIFHAAGPGHGKAVISSYMIANETALRRGIFLSFISSLLQAIMAIAVVGLAWFLLRGTGISMNQTARYMEIASFALVLFFGLWLLARKLPLLFKKQDDASPSPASSLFAAAPEPAMASGPAWQGSISQTTRAAAATSTVKLNYKPATAAASDHIFIGEGDVCAACGNAHIADPSTLGDDFNWKTAWSAIFSVGLRPCSGALIVLTFALLNGLMVGGLLSVFAMAFGTFITVAVLATLAVTAKNTALRFAGSNAMSGRLKAAIEVAAALFIALTGALLLSASLVG from the coding sequence ATGAGAAAACCGGCTACCTTCATTCTAACTCTTTGCCTTACGATGATCGTTGCGCAGGCCTATGCGCAGTCATCGCTCGGTATCGGTGCGAATGAGGTGGCGATGAAGCCAACCGGGCCTTTCGCGCACATCATTCTCTGGATGAACGAACAGCAGCGCTCGTTTTATCTCGCCATGACCAATGCGTTGAAAGCCATGCGTGAAGATCCTTGGCAGGCTTCGGTTCTGGTCGGACTTTCCTTCGTCTATGGCATTTTTCATGCGGCAGGGCCCGGCCACGGCAAGGCAGTCATCTCGTCCTACATGATCGCCAACGAAACGGCGCTGCGGCGCGGCATCTTCCTGTCGTTCATTTCGTCGCTTTTGCAGGCGATTATGGCCATCGCCGTGGTCGGTCTGGCATGGTTCCTGCTGCGTGGCACCGGCATTTCCATGAATCAGACCGCGCGCTACATGGAAATTGCAAGTTTTGCGCTGGTCCTGTTTTTCGGCCTTTGGCTTCTGGCGCGCAAACTACCGCTACTTTTCAAGAAGCAAGACGATGCAAGCCCCAGCCCGGCCTCGTCGCTTTTTGCCGCAGCACCCGAACCGGCAATGGCTTCCGGTCCGGCATGGCAGGGCAGTATTTCGCAGACCACGCGCGCGGCGGCTGCCACCAGCACAGTAAAGCTCAATTACAAACCCGCAACCGCTGCTGCATCGGATCATATCTTCATTGGCGAGGGCGATGTGTGCGCCGCGTGCGGCAACGCCCATATTGCCGATCCGTCGACGCTCGGCGACGACTTCAACTGGAAAACGGCGTGGTCGGCGATTTTCTCGGTGGGCCTGCGTCCCTGTTCGGGTGCGCTGATCGTGCTGACGTTTGCGCTTTTGAATGGCCTGATGGTCGGCGGACTGCTTTCAGTCTTCGCCATGGCGTTCGGCACATTCATCACCGTGGCTGTTCTTGCCACGCTGGCTGTCACAGCAAAAAACACGGCCTTGCGATTTGCAGGCAGCAATGCCATGTCCGGACGGCTGAAGGCGGCAATCGAAGTTGCCGCCGCCCTGTTCATCGCGCTGACAGGTGCGCTTTTGCTCAGCGCTTCGCTGGTTGGTTAA